One Pseudodesulfovibrio cashew DNA window includes the following coding sequences:
- the rpsC gene encoding 30S ribosomal protein S3, with protein sequence MGQKVHPYGFRLGYNKNWVSRWYSRKDYPAFVFQDDKIRKFVKKKLYQAGIARLEIERAGGKIRLIIHTARPGIVIGRKGVEIEKLREELRSKFQTEFTIEVNEIRRPEIEAQLVAENIAQQLERRIAFRRAMKRTVGLARKFGAEGIKVACAGRLAGAEIARGEWYRDGRVPLHTLRADIDYGFAEAATTYGVIGVKVWIFKGEILDKEVEQ encoded by the coding sequence ATGGGACAGAAAGTACATCCTTACGGTTTCCGTCTTGGGTATAACAAGAACTGGGTGTCCCGCTGGTACAGCAGGAAGGATTACCCCGCATTCGTTTTCCAGGACGATAAGATCCGCAAATTCGTCAAGAAGAAACTTTACCAAGCCGGTATTGCCCGTCTCGAAATCGAGCGCGCCGGCGGTAAGATTCGCCTGATCATCCACACCGCGCGTCCCGGTATCGTCATCGGTCGCAAGGGTGTTGAGATAGAAAAGCTGCGCGAGGAACTCCGCAGCAAGTTTCAAACCGAGTTCACCATTGAGGTCAACGAGATCCGTCGACCGGAGATTGAAGCTCAGCTCGTAGCTGAGAACATTGCCCAGCAGCTCGAACGCCGTATTGCCTTCCGCCGTGCCATGAAGCGCACGGTGGGCCTTGCCAGGAAATTCGGTGCCGAGGGTATCAAAGTCGCGTGTGCGGGTCGCCTTGCCGGCGCCGAGATCGCTCGCGGCGAGTGGTACCGTGATGGTCGTGTGCCCCTGCACACTCTCCGCGCCGACATCGACTACGGTTTTGCCGAGGCGGCCACCACCTACGGCGTGATCGGAGTCAAGGTCTGGATCTTCAAGGGTGAGATTCTGGACAAAGAGGTAGAACAGTAA
- the rplP gene encoding 50S ribosomal protein L16, which produces MLAPKRVKFRKRQKGRLRGKAQRGNSVSFGDIGLKALEHGKITSQQIESARVAIMRHIKRGGKVWIRIFPDFPVTSKPAEVRMGKGKGAPEGWVAPVKPGRIMYEVKGVDIELAKEALKRASYKLPIKTAIVVKEGL; this is translated from the coding sequence ATGCTTGCTCCAAAAAGAGTTAAATTCAGAAAGCGGCAGAAAGGCCGCCTCAGAGGCAAGGCCCAACGGGGTAACAGCGTGTCCTTCGGCGATATCGGCCTGAAGGCATTGGAGCACGGAAAGATCACCAGCCAGCAGATTGAATCCGCTCGTGTCGCCATCATGCGTCACATCAAGCGCGGAGGTAAGGTCTGGATCCGTATCTTCCCTGATTTCCCCGTCACCTCCAAGCCCGCGGAAGTCCGCATGGGTAAGGGTAAAGGCGCTCCCGAAGGCTGGGTTGCGCCGGTGAAACCGGGTCGTATCATGTACGAAGTTAAAGGTGTCGACATCGAGCTCGCCAAGGAAGCCCTCAAGCGTGCTTCCTACAAGCTGCCGATCAAGACCGCCATCGTTGTGAAGGAGGGCCTGTAA
- the rpmC gene encoding 50S ribosomal protein L29, with protein MTSKELRELDDAKLNEKLVETRQELFGMRFKHATAQLENTMSLSGAKKTIARILTIQRERQGA; from the coding sequence CTGACTTCCAAGGAACTTCGTGAACTGGATGACGCCAAGCTCAACGAGAAACTGGTTGAAACCCGGCAGGAGCTGTTCGGCATGCGCTTCAAGCACGCCACCGCCCAGCTGGAGAACACCATGTCTCTGAGCGGCGCCAAAAAGACCATCGCCCGTATCCTGACTATTCAGCGGGAACGACAGGGAGCGTAA
- the rpsQ gene encoding 30S ribosomal protein S17, translated as MAEFKYKGNRRVLTGLVISDKGDKTIVVRVETLVKHPLLKKYIRRRKKFMAHDPANDCGVGDKVQIVESRPMSKRKRWHLVQILEKAV; from the coding sequence ATGGCTGAGTTCAAGTACAAAGGCAACAGGCGCGTGCTCACCGGCCTGGTCATCTCCGACAAGGGCGACAAGACCATCGTCGTCCGGGTCGAGACCTTGGTCAAGCACCCGCTGCTGAAGAAGTATATTCGTCGCCGCAAAAAGTTCATGGCCCATGATCCGGCCAACGACTGCGGTGTTGGCGACAAGGTGCAGATTGTCGAATCGAGGCCCATGTCCAAGCGTAAGCGCTGGCACCTGGTTCAGATCCTCGAAAAGGCCGTTTAA
- the rplN gene encoding 50S ribosomal protein L14: MIQVESNLDVADNSGAKKVQCIKVLGGSKRRYASVGDIVVVSVKEAMPHSKVKKGSVMKAVVVRTKKELGRPDGSFIKFDNNSAVLLNNNMEPVGTRIFGPVARELRAAGFMKIVSLAPEVL; encoded by the coding sequence ATGATTCAGGTAGAATCCAATCTCGACGTGGCCGACAACTCCGGAGCCAAGAAGGTTCAGTGCATCAAGGTGCTCGGCGGCTCCAAGCGCCGTTACGCCAGCGTCGGCGACATCGTTGTAGTGTCCGTCAAGGAAGCCATGCCTCACTCCAAGGTGAAGAAGGGTTCCGTGATGAAGGCGGTTGTTGTCCGCACCAAGAAGGAGCTCGGTCGTCCCGATGGTTCCTTCATCAAGTTCGACAACAACTCTGCGGTCCTGCTCAACAATAACATGGAGCCCGTGGGTACCCGTATTTTCGGTCCCGTGGCCCGTGAACTGCGCGCGGCAGGGTTTATGAAGATCGTTTCCCTCGCCCCCGAGGTCCTGTAA
- the rplX gene encoding 50S ribosomal protein L24: MMKTKIRKDDKVMVIAGKDKGKVGKVLKILVKKDKVLVEKVNMVQRHTKANPYAQQPGGIIEKEAPIHVSNVAIVCDACTKPTRVGYKKTEDGKKVRFCKKCNEIFK; encoded by the coding sequence ATGATGAAGACTAAGATTCGCAAAGACGACAAAGTCATGGTCATCGCCGGCAAGGACAAGGGAAAGGTCGGCAAGGTGCTGAAGATATTGGTCAAGAAGGACAAGGTCCTGGTTGAAAAGGTCAATATGGTTCAGAGGCACACCAAGGCCAACCCCTATGCCCAGCAGCCCGGCGGTATTATCGAGAAGGAAGCCCCGATCCATGTATCCAATGTGGCTATCGTGTGCGATGCGTGCACGAAGCCCACGCGGGTCGGGTACAAGAAGACTGAAGACGGGAAGAAAGTTCGCTTCTGCAAGAAGTGCAACGAGATCTTCAAATAG
- the rplE gene encoding 50S ribosomal protein L5, giving the protein MTRLEQVYKEKVVPELQKEFGYSSSMEIPKITKISLNIGLGAASQNSKLIEPAVEELTAIAGQKAVVTKAKKSIAQFKLREGMPIGTRVTLRGEAMWDFYDRLVSFALPRVRDFRGVPDRGFDGRGNFTMGIKEHTIFPELEIDRVELPKGMNVTVCTSAKTDKEGKMLLDLLGMPFKK; this is encoded by the coding sequence ATGACACGTCTCGAACAGGTTTATAAAGAAAAGGTAGTCCCTGAGCTCCAGAAGGAGTTCGGCTACAGTTCCTCCATGGAGATCCCGAAAATTACCAAGATCTCCCTGAACATCGGTCTTGGTGCCGCTTCGCAGAACAGCAAGCTCATCGAACCCGCCGTTGAGGAACTGACCGCCATTGCCGGCCAGAAGGCCGTGGTTACCAAGGCAAAGAAGTCCATCGCCCAGTTCAAGCTGCGCGAAGGCATGCCCATCGGTACCCGCGTCACCCTCCGCGGCGAGGCCATGTGGGACTTTTATGACAGGCTCGTGAGCTTTGCTCTTCCCCGTGTCCGCGACTTCCGCGGCGTTCCCGACCGTGGTTTCGATGGTCGCGGTAACTTCACCATGGGCATCAAAGAGCACACCATATTCCCCGAGCTTGAGATCGACAGGGTCGAGTTACCGAAGGGTATGAACGTGACTGTGTGCACGTCCGCCAAAACCGACAAGGAAGGCAAGATGCTTCTTGATCTCCTTGGCATGCCCTTTAAGAAATAG
- a CDS encoding type Z 30S ribosomal protein S14: MAKTSIRVKARRKPKFKVRAYNRCPICGRPRAFLRRYGICRICFRNKALAGELPGVRKASW, encoded by the coding sequence GTGGCCAAAACAAGCATTCGCGTTAAGGCACGCCGCAAACCCAAGTTCAAGGTCCGCGCTTACAATCGTTGTCCGATTTGTGGCCGTCCTCGTGCTTTTCTGAGGCGCTACGGCATTTGCCGTATCTGCTTCCGCAACAAGGCTCTCGCCGGTGAACTGCCCGGCGTCCGCAAGGCGAGCTGGTAA
- the rpsH gene encoding 30S ribosomal protein S8, which translates to MAVVDPVADMLTRIRNAYGAYHTDVSVPASKMKASIAGILKEEGYITDYAVEDRDISITLKYAEGKPLITGLKKISKPGRRVYVGASDIPRVQNGIGICIVSTSKGLLEGAKAKEANVGGELLAEIW; encoded by the coding sequence ATGGCTGTTGTTGATCCTGTAGCCGACATGTTGACCCGCATCCGGAATGCGTACGGAGCTTATCACACCGATGTCTCCGTGCCCGCTTCCAAGATGAAAGCTTCCATCGCGGGTATTCTGAAGGAAGAAGGTTATATCACCGACTACGCTGTCGAGGACAGGGACATCAGTATTACCCTCAAATACGCCGAAGGCAAACCGCTTATCACTGGTCTGAAGAAGATCAGCAAGCCGGGCCGCCGCGTGTATGTTGGTGCTTCTGATATCCCCCGCGTGCAGAATGGTATCGGTATTTGTATCGTATCCACCTCCAAGGGGCTGCTCGAAGGCGCCAAGGCCAAAGAGGCCAATGTCGGCGGCGAGTTGCTTGCTGAAATCTGGTAG
- the rplF gene encoding 50S ribosomal protein L6 yields the protein MSRIGKNPIDIPSGVEVSVGASEIQVKGPKGTLTTPVHETVEYKIEEGKVFVTRTDDTRLARGQHGLRRTLLANCVEGVSKGFAKGLEVIGVGYKVSVQGKKIVLNVGFSHPVEFDLPAGIEAKAEGVKLTIEGIDKQLVGEVAAQIRRVRPPEPYKGKGIKYADEIIRRKAGKSGAK from the coding sequence ATGTCTCGTATAGGAAAGAATCCCATCGACATCCCTTCCGGTGTCGAGGTGTCTGTTGGAGCCTCCGAGATCCAGGTAAAGGGACCCAAAGGGACCCTGACGACTCCGGTCCACGAGACCGTTGAGTACAAGATCGAAGAAGGCAAGGTGTTTGTCACCCGCACTGATGATACCCGCCTCGCCCGCGGTCAGCACGGTCTTCGCAGGACTCTGCTCGCCAACTGCGTGGAAGGCGTGTCCAAGGGCTTTGCAAAGGGCCTGGAAGTCATTGGTGTCGGTTACAAGGTGTCCGTCCAGGGCAAGAAGATCGTCCTCAACGTGGGATTTTCCCACCCGGTCGAGTTCGATCTGCCCGCCGGCATCGAAGCCAAGGCTGAAGGCGTCAAGCTGACCATCGAAGGCATCGACAAGCAGCTTGTCGGTGAAGTTGCGGCTCAGATCCGCCGCGTGCGTCCGCCGGAACCCTACAAGGGCAAGGGCATCAAGTACGCTGACGAAATCATCCGCCGCAAGGCCGGTAAGTCTGGCGCTAAGTAG
- the rplR gene encoding 50S ribosomal protein L18 → MSKSKNAQRLSRKPRIRKKVSGTEARPRLVVFRSNQHLYAQLVDDVNGVTLASSSTQVLSKDGDVLKANKDSAAKVGKDIAAKALEKKIEAVVFDRNGYIYHGKVKALADGAREGGLKF, encoded by the coding sequence ATGAGTAAAAGCAAGAATGCACAGCGGCTTTCTCGTAAGCCCCGCATCAGAAAGAAGGTATCCGGTACCGAAGCGCGGCCTCGCCTGGTCGTCTTCCGTTCCAACCAGCATCTCTATGCTCAGTTGGTGGACGACGTAAACGGCGTGACCCTGGCCTCCTCCAGCACCCAGGTGCTGTCCAAGGACGGAGACGTCCTCAAGGCCAACAAGGACTCCGCAGCCAAGGTCGGCAAGGACATTGCCGCCAAGGCCTTGGAGAAGAAAATCGAAGCCGTCGTCTTCGACCGGAATGGATATATCTATCACGGTAAGGTCAAAGCCCTTGCCGACGGTGCCCGCGAAGGCGGGTTGAAATTCTAG